In a single window of the Sphaeramia orbicularis unplaced genomic scaffold, fSphaOr1.1, whole genome shotgun sequence genome:
- the LOC115416904 gene encoding type II iodothyronine deiodinase-like: MGSTSVDLLLTLQILPGFFSNCLFLALYDSVVLVKRLVSLLRFSGSGSGSGSRSRSGGNGEWCRMLTSAGLRSIWNSFVLDAHKQVKLGCEAPNSKVVKVPDASRWSGSGTSSVLCGARVRMGDECRLLDYQSSDRPLVVNFGSATUPPFISHLPAFCRLVEDFSHVADFVLVYIDEAHPSDGWVAPPMGSCSFNVRKHRNLEERMGAARKLTEHFCLPPQCQLVADCMDNNANVAYGVSNERVCIVQGRKITYLGGKGPFFYSLKDVRQWLERSYSRHQHQPKSV, encoded by the exons ATGGGCTCCACCAGTGTGGACCTGCTGCTGACCCTGCAGATCCTACCTGGGTTCTTCTCCAACTGTCTCTTCCTGGCTCTCTATGACTCGGTGGTTCTGGTGAAGCGGCTGGTGTCGCTGCTCAGGTtctccgggtccgggtccgggtccgggtccaggtccaggtccggaGGGAACGGAGAGTGGTGCCGTATGCTGACGTCAGCAGGACTGCGCTCCATCTGGAACAGCTTTGTCCTGGACGCGCACAAGCAG gtcaaactgggctgtgaGGCGCCCAATTCCAAAGTGGTGAAGGTTCCCGACGCCTCCCGGTGGAGCGGCAGCGGCACATCCAGCGTACTGTGCGGTGCCCGGGTTCGGATGGGGGACGAGTGTCGCCTTCTGGACTACCAGTCGTCCgatcgccccctggtggtcaactTCGGCTCGGCCACCTGACCCCCGTTCATCAGCCACCTGCCGGCCTTCTGCCGCCTGGTGGAGGACTTCAGCCACGTGGCCGACTTTGTGTTGGTGTACATCGACGAGGCCCACCCGTCGGACGGCTGGGTGGCGCCCCCCATGGGCTCCTGCTCCTTTAATGTCCGAAAGCACCGCAACCTGGAGGAGAGGATGGGCGCCGCCAGGAAACTGACCGAACACTTCTGTCTGCCGCCGCAGTGTCAGCTGGTGGCCGACTGCATGGACAACAACGCCAACGTGGCGTACGGAGTGTCCAACGAACGGGTGTGCATCGTACAAGGGAGGAAGATCACCTACCTGGGGGGGAAGGGGCCCTTTTTTTATAGCCTGAAGGATGTACGGCAGTGGCTGGAACGGAGCTACAGCCGACACCAGCACCAACCCAAGAGCGTCTAA